The DNA sequence ataaagaatatttaattcagctagatacagatgaaccagacagtacatttgtgtgtcagctaccctaattaagtattctgcatcaactacaagtggccctttggtcaagacaaagatctacaagtTTAATCCtgccggaagtctctgctgatgaagatatatatttatataagtatttatttaattatctcacttatcaaataattatattggttgtataatttattaattaaattgattcaccttcgaattgatttaatttatgaatttatataattaatataattaagtgggtgattatctaatatttatatacattatttaaacTGATTATTGCATCAattagctcggtatgactttatttagtaaagtcataccgtgccctgccAAATGACTTACCCTGAGATgtgttaaaatgtcataccgtggctgtttgtgtgagtaaatcattcggtatgactttctcttgataagtcataccgtttgctctcaacagacttcatctggtatgacattagaatgtcataccgtgtccctcCTGCAGGCTTTatcagttgtgtgtatgacttgcatttaaatgacttgaaaaagtcataccgaagtaaTCAGAATGACTTTTGtgttaaaagtcataccgaatgacttagtggccaagtctgattaagtcataccgagtttttcagtatggctttctcttaaaatgtcattccttccccttgtttggcatggctttgttgttttaagtcattcctaagctagaaagtcattcctttctatgtcatacctagatctaagtggtttgcctataaatatggcttcacttcttcatttctcaagtgttcatcactttgtaaatcaaagcatttgtaaagctttcaagttgttcgtaactttcttgatcgttatatccacagttttctgtgttttgataacccggttgttttaatcactaaaatctagaatataccctgtcgaatttattctacgaactttagtggacattaaaactgaaccattttaattatataatgacttcaaacattgttatattaattaatcataaatctgattagcaagttatattcaatcagattcacttccgcgattattttgtatagattgtattcaacccccccttctacaatcgtatctggacctaacatgaGGATATATAATCTACCACTGAGCACTTTAAATCCTTGTTTTACCCGAAAAGCCTTGGACACCATTTTTacgttttattatatataattttatatcctTATACTGTAATTTCATCATTCAACTATTAAAATATCCTTAAATATCATTGTCATTGTAAAATTAATCTACAAATTCACCCAACTTTATATAAGTCCTTAATTTCCTTCTTCCAACTATTACCAGAGTGTATTTGAAAAACAAACCTTACCTAACAGTCGATGAATTCTGACCAAATCTACAGTGcacaaaaatatgtatatatacgtTGTTAAACTAAGAACGACCCATTTGATtcgaaatatattaaattgcaaaatattatttataatttgattcgAAATTTTCGCCGAATTAAATTTTCGAATCATAATGTTTTTTAACAACCGATTGTGGTAAGggagttttataattttgaaaaaggctATCAAATTATTCAATCATCCCTAATAAATCCCACTCTATACTACAAAGAATTGAcaccaattataatatttaacctATTAGCTTATTTTGTAATAGATGTCTTTGGTAGATCTGTAAATTTGATtgtcataaaatatgattaattacatatttataaaattatcgaAACAATTATATGAAAGAtacatattatgtaaaattaatcTACAAATTTCCCCGACTTTATATTAGTCCTTAATTTCCTCCTTCCGACTGTTACCAGAGTGTATTTGAAAAACAAACCTTATCTAACATTCGATGAATACTGACCAAATCTACTTTGcacaaaaatatgtatatatacgtTGTTAAACTAACAACGACCCATTTgattctaaatatataaaataacaaaatattatttataatttgattcgAAATTTACGCCGAATTTAAATTTCGAATCATAGTGTTATTTAACAACCGATTGTGGCAAGGGAGTTTTGTGACAGTAAATAGTAACTAACGGCCATTAAAGAACAACTGTGtagttgaaaaaaatatactttttttaatatgtattaCCACAGCTGTAAAGCTTTACATAAAAAGGACTAAAGGTATTATAGGCTCTACTTCAATCTTAGCCGTTGCCAAAAACTGCGTGTCTCCTTCTTACCATACCACACAAATCTCTACATTTCCGAAGCTGTCCAAATCTAACACATAATACAGGGAGCAAGAGTAAATCCTAAACTGGGGAAGCCAACTACTCTCTAATTGAAGGCGATCTGAAAGCCAACTGCACCGACTGTAAGTATAAAAGTTAATTCTTTCATTCACCTGTTTCTATTGAATGCTTCTGCCGGcctcaatattgtgtgtactgatgCTTATTTACTCATCCAGCGACGTTATTATGAAGGAGCTGAACCCCTACCAGCCTATAAACTCTGTGGACACAACTAATTTTGACTGGAAGTGCAGAGTAAGGGTACAATCATTCAGGAAAGGCCTTAACAGAGAGAGTCAGGAATTTTGGGGATTTAATATGGTACTAATAGATGATTCGGTATGCCTTTCTGAGCCtttgtttatttaattgaataatgtgtgcaaagatgaattatttaaAGATTAAGTGTGTGACATATTATGTTAATATAGAATGATAGGATACATGCTTTTGCGAATTCCAAATATTGTCATGACCTGGTGAAGGATATAAAAGAAGGAGAGGTTTATGTCATCtcgaatttaaaagtaaaagatTACTTGGGAGATGAAAAATACCGCGCTGTCCGAAATaagaagcatatatatatatatatatgtcactGCTCACACACAGTTCAAGAAATGCACAAATGGTGGACTGCAAATTGAGAATTATGCTTTTGACTTATTTCATCTTGAAGATGTTGGGAAACTTGCAGACGACAATCGATTCCTCATTGGTATGCTCTGATTAGTTTAACTTAACTAAATAAAATCAATATCATGGTTAGTAATGAAATTAATTCGGCAAACAGATATGGTTGGCAAAGTGAAAAATGTGCAAGAACTAATCAAAATCAAGAAGAATGATGTTGAAAAAAGTCTGTTCAAGTTTGAAATTTCAAATGGGAGGtatctttttttaacacaaTGTACAGTAGTAACTTGTTCCTTTGTCAATTGTGACTtaactattatttataaaaattgacAGCTCGACCGTGCCTGTTACATTTTTCGATGAGTTTGGAAAATTAGTGGAGAAGCAGTTTGGCGGCTTAGACGCCAAAAATCTTTATGTTATAATATCCTGTGCTAAAGTTGGACGTTATGAAGGTCATGTTTGCTATTCTATCATTTTTACAACCTTTTGGCAAAAAACAACTCCTTATTAAATTAAGCAGTCTTTGCAGGTACATCGCATTTGTCAAATTACCCTGCAACTAGAGTGTTTGTTAATCCTAAACACTATAGTGTGGCTGAGCTGAAAAGGAGGTGCAGTAAATGATTTAGAGGATATTTTTTGGAGTGTTTAGTAAATTACTAGTTCTTTTAACAAATTCTTATGATATATCAAAATTGTACAGTTGGACAGAGAAGAAAAAAGAACCGGTTAAGCCGTATGTTGAACAAGAAAAGGTGGTTGTTCATATTCCTAGGAAAATTTCAACTGTTAAGGAGATAAAGAATTTGCCAGCTAATCACGGAGAGGTATTTTAACACAGTATTCTTACCAGCCCTCcaaaaataaagaataattagttgCTTActgcataattttaaattacacaGGGTAACGTCTTCTGTGAAGTCACCGTGAAGAGGATTAGTGACCCAAAGAATTGGTTCTTCAGGAAGTGTTCAGGTTGCAATTTAGAGTTGGAGCATGAGGGTGGGAAATTTAAATGTTCGCGTGCCAATGGATGTGGTAGAATTATCCCTTATCCAGAAAAGAGGTGtcggatttttaattttttcactcTACATCATtatcaatttttcatttttaaattccTGTCATTGATAAGTGTACAAATATTTGTTGGAACAGGTTCCGATTATGCACTTTATGCTCAGATGAAAGAGGTTCAATTGCAATTATCTTCCCAGACCATGAGATCACAAAAATCATTGACAAAACTGTAATTGATTTGCATGCTGACTGCGCTgatgtatgtaatattttgtttgCTTTACTCATTGTTGTACATTAATCATGTGCTGCATTCGTAATTCAAATGGTTTCTGCACAGGAAGCCGAGGAGGACAAATTCCCAGAAATTCTGGACACTTTCCTAAAGAAAAAACGATCAACCTCTGCATCAACCAGGATAATCTACAGAAGGGCTCGACTGTTTATGATGCACAGGAAATTTTTCTTGGATAGGAAGAAGGGGATAACTTTGATCCAGCTGGTGCAACAGTGTTGGAAGTTGCAGACTGCTCCATAGTCAATGTATGCCACATACGTTACTATTAACATATTTACATAAacttatcataatattttttttcttcaatagGACAATTCGACTGATGGCAATGGAAATCAGACTCCACAGACCGGCAACTCAACAAACATGAAAACCAAAGCGCGAAAAGGAATTGAACCAGTTGCTTTCAGTACAGCAGACAATTCAATGCCTCCACCGTTGAAGAATATCAAAGTTGAGAaggtaaaaaaatatgaaataccACTATTTTTTCGCTTCTGTATTTATTAACATAGTGCTCTGTTTTTTTTAGATTGGAAAATGATCAATTTCGTGAAAATTGAAGTTCACGAAAGCACTGTTTCGTGGCTAACATCTTTTGTTAAGAATTTATTCAGTTCCTGTATGAGGACGAACTTAATTCGACAATATTTGTGGTGTACACGTATTAAGATGTCTAACATTATGCTACTTTTCTCTATTTTGTGAACAACTGCATGGTTATTGTTTGGACAATTTACttcatttgtttttattatttctattcTATCAAATAAATGCATGTTCTGTTAGGTAGACATCTTTACTGCAGGgagataaaaaaaacagaactaTATAACCACCCATGAGGTCATTATCTTAGTAAACCAGAGAACACAATATGGCAAGCAGTCAATACACTACCATTGATAACTTGAAAACTGGCGTTGATACCTACAGAATCAAGGCCAGAGTGATAAGTTTATGGAGAGGTTCAACCAAAGAAGGAGAGGAGTTCAAAAGTTTCAACATTGTTCTCATCGACCAAAAGGTGATCACTGTATGCTCTCTAAATTCCACAATTAGCCACCATATTGACTAACAGTTAAATCTTTTGTTCATGCAGGGCCAAAGGATTCATGCTTTTGTTCCAACAAAATGTGCTGAGGAATTTCAATATCAGCTTTATTTGGGAAAACTGTTTAGTATTAAGAACTTTGATGTTCAGCATTACAAGCAGACTGATAAGTTCAGGTTCTTGAGGAAAGATACACAGTTGGTGTTCAGTAAGGAGATGGAAATACAAGAACTACCAGACGATGGTGTTACAATACCAGCGGATGGTTTTGATTTCTATGATCTGAGCCAGATGGAGGAACTCACTAAACAAACAACCTACCTTTCAGGTTATTTTACAACTGTTTaaactattaaaataaaaaacaatgtAAGTTCTACACATTTTTTCTTTTCATACAGATGTGGTGGGGATCATTAAGGactatgacaatataagagatttagGGAACAAGCATGGAAAAGATCAGAGACAGGCCAAATTCATCATCACAGATGGCAGGTAAGTACAGCTTTCTGAGACAAGTATGTTGTAATATGACTGGGCATAATGTGTTATTTTTGCTTTCAATTGTAGTTCACAAGTTAACGTAACCTTCTGGGATAAGTTTGGTGAAAACTTTGATAAGCAGATGAAAACTCCTTTGGATCAGCCGGTTATCATAATAATATCCGGATGCAAAGTTGGAAAGTGGAATGGTAAGTGATCTACAAAATATACTGCTGATTGATGACCATTTTTTATTACTCCTTTCTATTTCATATGCAGGTCAGATTGATATATCAAACAACAACGCAACGAGAATCTATCTGAACTACAAACATCACAGTGTGACACAGCTTAGGAAACTGTGAGTCTGTTTTCTTTACTTCTTCGTCAAAATATAGTCCTAGCATATTTAAATGAAGCTGACTTTTAAAAGCAATTTCTTTAGTTTAAAGAACCCTGACTTTGCGAAAAGATTGTTGGGAAAGGCAAAAGCGAAGCCGATGCTCATGGCAACTGTTGAAGCACTTGGCAATATGGGAAAAGAAGCTGTTGAGGTtaataatatgattatataaGGAAATACAATACTAAGTACACTTGACCAAATTAAGATGttgtatttaaaataaaatatttgcacCTTCCATGCAGGATTTATTCATGGCTCATGTcagaattgttaaaatagatgaAAATCTTAAATGGTTTTACAATGCTTGCACCAGTTGTGACAAAGAGATGAAAATTGAACAATTAGGTCCAATCTGTGAAAGTTGTAACAGAATTGTTCCATATCCACAGAAAAAGTTAGTACAATTATTTCATgtctaaattatttttcatacCAAGAGTTATGTAATAGTGTTATATGTATTGACTATAGGTTCAAATTTTGGGTTGTTGCTGAGGATAATTCTGGCCAGATGCAAGTTATCTTGGGAGACAGAGAAGTCCGAACGATCACTGGGAGAAAAGCTTCTGATTTAGTTCATGAGGTGATTGTTATCTCATGAGCTCCTAAACTCACAGTTAAATTATAATCTAACAATTTGTTATAAACAGATTTTCAGCAATCAAGGAACTCCAAAATGTCTGTTAGACATTGTTGGACACGAGTACAGTATGGTGATTCGGTTGGAAGAGACTAACATTGGCAAGAGTTTCAAATTGTACTGGTGTAATAACATTTGCAGAGGTTTGGTAAGTCTGCCGGCAAACATAAGTGATGGTGCATCCAACAGTCAGGCACAAACATCACAGGTCATGTTAATTACATGTTAACTTAATAGGAATTTATAATTtgagattaataaaatattgataattcTACACTAACAGGCAGATACATCAAAGGACGATGCGCAGGAAATATCAGATGTCAACCTGGCTTCAAGTTTAAATATCTGAAGCGTTATTTGGAAGGCAGAACTTTTAGTTTATGTTATCTTTGCTAATGTACTATTTTGCTCTGTATTAAAGCATCAAACCTTCGCACTTTAGAACAATGTATTTGTTTTTGGTATGATTGCCTATTTCCTACTTAACTAAAAGTGTGGTAACTCAATGTATTATGAATTTGTATTGTACATAAGTTTGTGATGGAAACTAGAAACTATCTAAATTACAAGAATTTTTTGTTCCTGCATTTGCTTCCGATTTGTTGAAAAATATGCAGGCTTCACTAACTTTTAGAAGATCTGTTCGTGAGAAAGGAATCAACCGCTGAGAACTTGATTTCCTCATATTGCCGACGGTTTCAGCACCAGCATTTCACACACCTGCAAGAGTAGCTGGGAAGACGAAAACAACAAATCCAATTTTATCATATGATTGGAGAGATGAAGCAAAAGCAAAAGCATCCTCTTTGCAGAGCACTAAAGGTAACTTATGAAATCAAATAACTAAAATGTAATTTTGCCCTAATGCAAAACATTATTTAGTATTGAGATActgttatcataaaaataaaattcaccgTGCTGTATAATGCTTTCTATCCTTCTGAAATTTTAGTATTCAGATTCTATCAAGTAACAATTATTTTGGGATTTATACTGTGCACATTATACTTATGGAAAGTAACAAATGTATATGCCAAAAAATATGCTAACCTTGCAGGTTGCAgagaaaaaaggaaaatttgTAGCATAGGCTTTGCAGGGCACTGAGACCAGACTGCATATATGCACAGTAATGCTGAGTTAAAGTTACAAGATTCCTTTCAATGATAGCTACCAGCCAAGGAGAAAATAGTTAGGAGCACTAAAACATTCAAAGGAGTTCCAAGCAGCAGTGGCTTTAAATCAAGGTCTGCTTCAAAGAAAAATATCACACAAACATGGCTGAGATCCCGTACCAAATGATATCAAACCTACGCACTCAAACAACAACTGCATGGAGGCTTCAAGTCCGAGTAACAAGGATTTGGCAAGCTATTGATCGCCATGGAGATACAGTaggtttaaatttaattttcgtCGATGCATTGGTGAGTAAAACCGTTTCTTTACCTACCAATTACTCAACCTCAAGGTTTATTACATTACTAATGGTAGTTGTACTATAACAGAGAGGGCGCATTCATGCATGGATTGCTGCAGCAAACATAAATCAATTTCAGACTTTGATTACGGAAGGAGAAACCTATAATGTCCACAACTTTGTTGTTAGGCAATATGGTTCTATGAAAACTTACAGATGCTTTCAAAATGATGTCTTCATCCAATTGTATCATATGACTGAGCTCTTTGTGGCTGAAGGTGTGGATTACATCCCGCGTCATATGTTTCACTTCACTGACTTATCAGCTATTATGGATCTTGCAAGGGAAAGCAACTTTCTAATCGGTGAGCCATTTCTTTTTTGTAAAAGAATTCCCTAAATTcagtatatttttttctaaCTGCCTATTTTGTTTTGTAGATGTTGTTGGCATTGTACAACAAGTGCAACCACTCAGTACCTACAGGAACAAATATAATCAGC is a window from the Daucus carota subsp. sativus chromosome 8, DH1 v3.0, whole genome shotgun sequence genome containing:
- the LOC135148407 gene encoding uncharacterized protein LOC135148407; translated protein: MASSQYTTIDNLKTGVDTYRIKARVISLWRGSTKEGEEFKSFNIVLIDQKGQRIHAFVPTKCAEEFQYQLYLGKLFSIKNFDVQHYKQTDKFRFLRKDTQLVFSKEMEIQELPDDGVTIPADGFDFYDLSQMEELTKQTTYLSDVVGIIKDYDNIRDLGNKHGKDQRQAKFIITDGSSQVNVTFWDKFGENFDKQMKTPLDQPVIIIISGCKVGKWNGQIDISNNNATRIYLNYKHHSVTQLRKLLKNPDFAKRLLGKAKAKPMLMATVEALGNMGKEAVEDLFMAHVRIVKIDENLKWFYNACTSCDKEMKIEQLGPICESCNRIVPYPQKKLVQLFHV